Below is a genomic region from Candidatus Methylomirabilota bacterium.
CAGGTCGAGAAGCGCTAACTCCCGCGCCAGCAGAGCGCGCGCTCCGCCGAAATCCTGATCACCGTCGCCGCCTCGCGCTCGAGCCCCATCGCGCGGTACTGCGCGTATTTCGCGCGGAGCAGGTCGACGGCCGCCGCGCGCGCGGGCCCGTCCGTGAGGATCTCGGCGCGTCCCTCCACGATCACCCAGCGCAGCGCGGACCAGTCCTCGTCGTAACTGTCCACCACCAGCGACGCGCGCGGATTTTCCTCGATGTTC
It encodes:
- a CDS encoding TIGR03668 family PPOX class F420-dependent oxidoreductase, which encodes MILDLPPWAVELLEQSRVARLGTADRAGRPLVVPVCYAFDGRACVSAIDAKPKRVPGRRLRRVRNIEENPRASLVVDSYDEDWSALRWVIVEGRAEILTDGPARAAAVDLLRAKYAQYRAMGLEREAATVIRISAERALCWRGS